From Erigeron canadensis isolate Cc75 chromosome 8, C_canadensis_v1, whole genome shotgun sequence, one genomic window encodes:
- the LOC122579702 gene encoding 2-oxoglutarate and iron-dependent oxygenase domain-containing protein CP2-like isoform X2, translated as MPADGTADRRIDTSSSSPLPAPTNGFRTVPTNSLYRLRLNPNNSHRPDSYEDLNQIEFTPLLYSSLERYLPPNMLNVHREIKLRYMSEILRRYTSEGERNRIQKHREYRQRIVSNYQPLYRDLYQLNATTFFVPSFLKAFMASDNTREASIRSIMSEPAPGIYTFNMLQPRFCEMLLAEVDNFEKWIQETKFRVMRPNTMNKYGAVLDDFGMETMLEKLMDEFIRHISKIFFADVGGYALDSHHGFVVEYAFNRDIELGFHVDDSEVTLNVCLGKHFSGGELYFRGVRCDKHMNTESHPEEIFEYSHVPGHAVIHRGRHRHGARATTTGQRINLLLWCRSSVFRELKKHQKEFTSWCGECQRVKRERLQQELFGSQGEAAS; from the exons ATGCCAGCTGACGGAACCGCCGATCGGAGAATCGACACATCATCTTCATCGCCTCTTCCGGCGCCAACTAACGGATTTCGAACTGTTCCGACGAACTCGCTATACCGGCTTCGATTAAACCCTAATAATAGTCATAGACCTGACAGTTATGAAGATCTTAATCAAATTGAGTTTACTCCTTTGCTTTATAGCTCACTTGAACGCTATTTGCCTCCTAATATGTTGAATGTCCATCGTGAAATTAAGCTTAGGTATATGAGTGAGATTCTGCGTCGCTATACTTCCGAAGGTGAACGTAATCGA ATCCAAAAGCACAGAGAATACAGGCAGAGAATTGTATCTAATTATCAG CCCCTATATAGAGATTTATATCAATTGAATGCCACAACCTTCTTTGTGCCATCCTTCTTAAAAGCGTTCATGGCCTCCGATAACACCAGAGAAGCAAGTATCAGAAGTATCATGTCTGAACCTGCTCCAGGAATTTATACATTCAATATGCTGCAGCCTCGTTTTTGTGAAATGTTGCTTGCTGAG GTAGACAATTTTGAGAAGTGgattcaagaaacaaaattCAGAGTTATGCGGCCAAATACAATGAACAAGTACGGTGCTGTTCTTGATGACTTTGGAATGGAAACCATGCTGGAAAAGTTAATGGATGAATTTATACGGCACATCTCAAAAA TTTTCTTTGCTGATGTTGGAGGGTATGCACTTGATTCACATCATGGATTTGTTGTTGAGTATGCATTTAATAGAGACATTGAATTGG GGTTCCATGTAGATGATTCAGAGGTGACCTTGAATGTTTGTTTGGGCAAGCATTTTTCTGGTGGGGAGTTGTATTTTAGAGGCGTGCGATGTGATAAACACATGAATACGGAATCACATCCTGAG GAAATCTTCGAGTACTCCCATGTCCCTGGACATGCAGTTATTCATCGCGGTCGCCATCGACATGGTGCGAGAGCTACTACAACTGGCCAGAGAATCAATTTACTGCTTTGGTGCAGAAG TTCTGTGtttagagagttgaaaaaacaCCAAAAGGAATTTACAAGCTGGTGTGGGGAATGCCAACGGGTGAAGAGAGAACGGCTTCAGCAG GAGCTATTCGGCAGTCAAGGAGAAGCTGCTTCTTGA
- the LOC122579702 gene encoding 2-oxoglutarate and iron-dependent oxygenase domain-containing protein CP2-like isoform X1 — protein MPADGTADRRIDTSSSSPLPAPTNGFRTVPTNSLYRLRLNPNNSHRPDSYEDLNQIEFTPLLYSSLERYLPPNMLNVHREIKLRYMSEILRRYTSEGERNRIQKHREYRQRIVSNYQPLYRDLYQLNATTFFVPSFLKAFMASDNTREASIRSIMSEPAPGIYTFNMLQPRFCEMLLAEVDNFEKWIQETKFRVMRPNTMNKYGAVLDDFGMETMLEKLMDEFIRHISKIFFADVGGYALDSHHGFVVEYAFNRDIELGFHVDDSEVTLNVCLGKHFSGGELYFRGVRCDKHMNTESHPEEIFEYSHVPGHAVIHRGRHRHGARATTTGQRINLLLWCRSSVFRELKKHQKEFTSWCGECQRVKRERLQQVVLAKRGELFGSQGEAAS, from the exons ATGCCAGCTGACGGAACCGCCGATCGGAGAATCGACACATCATCTTCATCGCCTCTTCCGGCGCCAACTAACGGATTTCGAACTGTTCCGACGAACTCGCTATACCGGCTTCGATTAAACCCTAATAATAGTCATAGACCTGACAGTTATGAAGATCTTAATCAAATTGAGTTTACTCCTTTGCTTTATAGCTCACTTGAACGCTATTTGCCTCCTAATATGTTGAATGTCCATCGTGAAATTAAGCTTAGGTATATGAGTGAGATTCTGCGTCGCTATACTTCCGAAGGTGAACGTAATCGA ATCCAAAAGCACAGAGAATACAGGCAGAGAATTGTATCTAATTATCAG CCCCTATATAGAGATTTATATCAATTGAATGCCACAACCTTCTTTGTGCCATCCTTCTTAAAAGCGTTCATGGCCTCCGATAACACCAGAGAAGCAAGTATCAGAAGTATCATGTCTGAACCTGCTCCAGGAATTTATACATTCAATATGCTGCAGCCTCGTTTTTGTGAAATGTTGCTTGCTGAG GTAGACAATTTTGAGAAGTGgattcaagaaacaaaattCAGAGTTATGCGGCCAAATACAATGAACAAGTACGGTGCTGTTCTTGATGACTTTGGAATGGAAACCATGCTGGAAAAGTTAATGGATGAATTTATACGGCACATCTCAAAAA TTTTCTTTGCTGATGTTGGAGGGTATGCACTTGATTCACATCATGGATTTGTTGTTGAGTATGCATTTAATAGAGACATTGAATTGG GGTTCCATGTAGATGATTCAGAGGTGACCTTGAATGTTTGTTTGGGCAAGCATTTTTCTGGTGGGGAGTTGTATTTTAGAGGCGTGCGATGTGATAAACACATGAATACGGAATCACATCCTGAG GAAATCTTCGAGTACTCCCATGTCCCTGGACATGCAGTTATTCATCGCGGTCGCCATCGACATGGTGCGAGAGCTACTACAACTGGCCAGAGAATCAATTTACTGCTTTGGTGCAGAAG TTCTGTGtttagagagttgaaaaaacaCCAAAAGGAATTTACAAGCTGGTGTGGGGAATGCCAACGGGTGAAGAGAGAACGGCTTCAGCAGGTTGTACTTGCAAAGAGAGGG GAGCTATTCGGCAGTCAAGGAGAAGCTGCTTCTTGA